One region of Chryseobacterium sp. C-71 genomic DNA includes:
- the fabD gene encoding ACP S-malonyltransferase: MKALVFPGQGSQFVGMGKELYDSRKDIKDLMESANEILGFDILSIMFGGADEDLKKTEVTQPSIFIHSVAALKAVNGLGAEMVAGHSLGEFSALVANGVLSFDDGLKLVSERAKAMQAACDVNPSSMAAILGLDDAKVEEICASIDGIVVPANYNCPGQLVISGETVAVEEACAKLKEAGAKRALLLPVNGAFHSPLMQPAQERLAAAIENTKFRKATIPVYQNITTTAVTDPDQIKANLIAQLTGPVKWTQSVQNMIKDGATNFIEVGPGKTLQGLIKKIDSEVTSASAI, from the coding sequence ATGAAAGCACTTGTATTTCCTGGGCAGGGTTCACAGTTTGTAGGGATGGGAAAAGAGTTATACGATTCCCGTAAAGACATTAAAGACCTAATGGAATCTGCTAATGAAATTTTAGGATTCGACATCTTATCCATTATGTTTGGTGGAGCAGATGAGGATCTGAAAAAAACGGAGGTTACCCAACCTTCAATCTTTATTCATTCGGTTGCTGCGTTAAAAGCAGTAAACGGTCTTGGAGCCGAAATGGTTGCAGGACACTCTTTAGGAGAATTTTCAGCATTGGTTGCGAACGGAGTTTTATCTTTCGATGACGGTTTGAAACTGGTTTCTGAAAGAGCAAAAGCGATGCAGGCAGCTTGTGATGTTAATCCAAGTTCTATGGCAGCGATTCTAGGCTTAGATGATGCTAAAGTGGAAGAAATATGCGCAAGTATAGATGGGATTGTAGTTCCCGCAAATTATAATTGTCCCGGACAATTGGTAATTTCTGGAGAAACAGTTGCAGTAGAAGAAGCTTGCGCTAAATTAAAAGAAGCAGGAGCAAAAAGAGCGTTATTGTTGCCGGTAAACGGAGCTTTCCATTCACCATTGATGCAACCTGCACAAGAGAGATTGGCAGCGGCAATTGAAAACACCAAATTCAGAAAAGCTACAATTCCGGTTTATCAGAATATTACCACGACTGCCGTGACAGATCCTGATCAGATTAAAGCAAATCTTATTGCTCAGTTAACAGGTCCTGTAAAATGGACGCAGTCTGTACAAAATATGATCAAAGATGGTGCTACCAATTTTATTGAAGTAGGACCTGGAAAGACTTTACAAGGATTAATTAAAAAAATTGACAGCGAAGTTACATCGGCTTCCGCAATTTAA